A region of Lycium barbarum isolate Lr01 chromosome 1, ASM1917538v2, whole genome shotgun sequence DNA encodes the following proteins:
- the LOC132603706 gene encoding uncharacterized protein LOC132603706 isoform X4: MFPEDKVREEKNVDTTKALNTGDCEAEKNPVEVSDNAVLRRLLRGPRYFDSPDKSWGTCYNCGEEGHAAVNCTSARRKKPCFVCGSFEHNAKNCAKGKACFICKKGGHRANDCPERSHGGSQSSKICLKCGDSGHDMFSCWSNYSADDLKEIQCYICKSYGHLCCAKYPDSGPREFSCYRCGLLGHTGLACTASRGETSFTGSLNPCYRCGEEGHFARECTNMSRAKKRNHESSTPKKKVQKKRKEQKEFRSVPRDFGRAWKKGKSEGGYTSGYKAKRRGGWIPDDPEDYPQPNSWRSPSTPRNKRAKISNFSTGGHASASRLPRKSNRLDFDNSASYGSDNYHHHRFSASGDFHSPYGSGKYHHHHRFSASQFGNSSHDRWRRNNDW, translated from the exons GAGGACAAAGTGAGGGAAGAAAAAAATGTGGATACTACTAAAGCTTTGAATACTGGTGATTGTGAAGCCGAAAAGAATCCTGTTGAGGTCTCTGATAATGCTGTTCTACGAAGGCTTCTT CGGGGCCCCAGGTACTTTGATTCTCCAGATAAGAGTTGGGGAACATGCTATAATTGCGGTGAAGAGGGTCATGCTGCAGTTAACTGTACTTCAGCTAGACGTAAGAAGCCATGTTTTGTTTGTGGGAGTTTCGAACATAATGCTAAAAATTGCGCAAAG GGAAAAGCTTGTTTCATCTGCAAAAAAGGAGGTCATCGTGCAAATGATTGCCCTGAGAGAAGCCATGGAGGATCCCAGAGTTCTAAAATATGTCTAAAATGTGGGGATTCTGGCCATGATATGTTTTCATGCTGGAGCAACTATTCTGCTGATGATCTAAAG GAAATACAATGTTACATCTGTAAGAGTTATGGCCATCTTTGCTGTGCAAAATACCCTGATAGTGGTCCGAGAGAATTTTCCTGTTACAGATGTGGTCTACTAGGCCATACTGGTTTG GCATGCACGGCATCTCGTGGAGAGACTAGCTTTACTGGGTCACTTAATCCCTGTTATAGGTGTGGTGAAGAAGGTCATTTTGCACGTGAATGTACTAATATGAGCAGA GCCAAAAAGCGGAATCATGAATCGTCAACCCCCAAGAAGAAAGTccagaagaaaagaaaagagcaaAAAGAGTTCAGGTCTGTACCTCGTGATTTTGGTAGGGCGTGGAAGAAAGGGAAAAGTGAAGGCGGATATACGTCAGGCTATAAGGCGAAACGAAGGGGTGGTTGGATCCCGGATGATCCTGAAGACTATCCTCAACCCAATAGTTGGAGATCTCCTTCAACTCCTAGAAATAAGAGAGCTAAGATTTCTAACTTCAGTACTGGTGGTCACGCTTCTGCTTCTCGTTTGCCTAGAAAGTCCAACAGGCTCGATTTTGATAATTCCGCTTCTTATGGGTCAGACAACTATCATCACCATAGGTTTTCAGCATCTGGTGATTTTCATAGCCCTTATGGGTCGGGCAAATATCATCATCACCATAGGTTTTCAGCATCGCAATTTGGAAACAGTAGTCACGATAGGTGGAGGAGAAATAATGATTGGTAG
- the LOC132603693 gene encoding small ribosomal subunit protein uS17-like isoform X1 — MAEQTEKAFLKQPGVFLSSKKTGKGKRPGKGGNRYFKSIGLGFKTPREATEGTYIDKKCPFTGNVSIRGRILAGTCHSAKMNRTIIVRRNYLHYVKKYQRYEKRHSNIPAHISPCFRVKEGDHVIIGQCRPLSKTVRFNVLKVVPAGAAGGGKKAFTGM; from the exons atggcggagcag ACAGAGAAGGCATTTTTGAAGCAGCCTGGTGTTTTTCTAAG TTCAAAGAAGACAGGGAAGGGAAAGAGGCCAGGAAAGGGAGGGAATCGATACTTTAAGAGTATTGGTTTAGGCTTCAAGACTCCTCGTGAGGCTACTGAAG GTACTTACATTGACAAGAAATGCCCATTCACTGGCAATGTTTCTATCCGAGGTCGTATCCTTGCTGGTACATGCCACAGTGCTAAGATGAACAGAACCATCATTGTTCGACGGAATTACCTACATTATGTCAAGAAGTACCAGAG ATATGAGAAGAGGCACTCCAATATTCCAGCTCACATATCACCATGCTTCCGTGTGAAAGAGGGTGACCATGTTATTATTGGACAGTGCAG GCCTTTGTCCAAAACCGTGAGGTTCAATGTCTTGAAGGTGGTTCCAGCTGGGGCTGCTGGTGGTGGGAAAAAAGCTTTTACCGGAATGTGA
- the LOC132603693 gene encoding small ribosomal subunit protein uS17-like isoform X2, whose translation MAEQTEKAFLKQPGVFLSSKKTGKGKRPGKGGNRYFKSIGLGFKTPREATEGTYIDKKCPFTGNVSIRGRILAGTCHSAKMNRTIIVRRNYLHYVKKYQRYEKRHSNIPAHISPCFRVKEGDHVIIGQCRLGPSYSDFATVIFIFAV comes from the exons atggcggagcag ACAGAGAAGGCATTTTTGAAGCAGCCTGGTGTTTTTCTAAG TTCAAAGAAGACAGGGAAGGGAAAGAGGCCAGGAAAGGGAGGGAATCGATACTTTAAGAGTATTGGTTTAGGCTTCAAGACTCCTCGTGAGGCTACTGAAG GTACATACATTGACAAGAAATGCCCATTCACTGGCAATGTTTCCATCCGAGGTCGTATCCTTGCTGGTACATGCCACAGTGCTAAGATGAACAGAACCATCATTGTTCGACGCAACTACCTACATTATGTCAAGAAGTACCAGAG ATATGAGAAGAGGCACTCTAATATTCCTGCTCACATATCACCATGCTTCCGTGTGAAAGAGGGTGATCATGTTATTATTGGACAGTGCAGGTTAGGACCATCCTATTCTGATTTTGCTACAGTAATTTTCATTTTTGCCGTATAG
- the LOC132603685 gene encoding uncharacterized protein LOC132603685: protein MGRYSIPMKGFVLCCLLWAVIAEAEYLKYKDPKQPMGARIRDLMKRMTLEEKIGQMTQIERKVASADVMKQYFIGSVLSGGGSVPAPKASAEDWINMVNEIQKAALSTRLGIPMIYGIDAVHGHNNVYNATIFPHNIGLGVTRDTDLVKRIGAATALEVRATGIPYAFAPCIAVCRDPRWGRCYESYSEDHKIVRTMTEIIPGLQGDLPANARKGTPFVAGKSKVAACAKHFVGDGGTVRGIDENNTVINSNGLYGIHMPAYYDSIIKGVSTVMVSYSSWNGEKMHANRDLVTGFLKNKLNFRGFVISDWQGIDRITSPPHANYTYSVQAGVSAGIDMIMVPENYTEFIDALTLLVKNNIIPISRIDDAVKRILRVKFTMGLFENPLADLSLVNQLGSQEHRDLAREAVRKSLVLLKNGKSTSQPLVPLPKKAPKILVAGTHADNLGYQCGGWTIEWQGVAGNDLTVGTTILSAIKKTVDPSTQIVYQQNPDANFVKSNEFDYAIVVVGEVPYAEMFGDSTNLTITEPGPSTINNVCGAVKCVVVVVSGRPVVLQPYVDKIDALVAAWLPGTEGQGVADALFGDYGFTGKLARTWFKSVDQLPMNVGDRNYNPLFPFGFGLTTQPMKMN from the exons ATGGGGAGATATTCAATACCCATGAAGGGTTTTGTGTTATGCTGCTTATTATGGGCAGTGATTGCAGAGGCAGAGTACCTAAAATATAAGGACCCAAAACAGCCAATGGGTGCAAGAATTAGGGACTTGATGAAAAGAATGACTCTTGAGGAAAAAATTGGTCAGATGACTCAAATTGAGAGGAAAGTTGCTTCAGCTGATGTTATGAAGCAATATTTCATTG GGAGTGTATTGAGTGGTGGAGGGAGTGTTCCAGCACCTAAGGCCTCTGCTGAGGATTGGATCAATATGGTAAATGAGATTCAAAAGGCTGCTCTTTCGACCCGCCTTGGTATTCCAATGATTTATGGAATTGATGCAGTTCACGGTCACAACAATGTCTATAATGCTACTATCTTTCCTCACAATATTGGGCTTGGTGTCACCAG GGACACTGATCTTGTGAAGCGGATTGGGGCTGCAACTGCACTTGAAGTTAGAGCCACAGGAATCCCATATGCTTTTGCTCCCTGTATTGCA GTATGTAGAGATCCTAGGTGGGGCCGTTGTTATGAAAGCTACAGCGAAGATCATAAGATTGTGCGAACCATGACTGAGATAATTCCTGGTTTACAAGGAGATCTGCCAGCTAATGCTCGCAAGGGAACACCCTTTGTTGCTGGAAA GTCAAAGGTAGCAGCCTGTGCCAAGCATTTCGTGGGAGATGGTGGCACGGTGAGGGGAATCGATGAAAATAACACTGTAATTAACTCAAATGGATTGTATGGTATCCACATGCCTGCATATTATGATTCAATCATAAAGGGTGTTTCAACAGTGATGGTGTCTTACTCAAGCTGGAATGGCGAAAAGATGCATGCTAACCGAGATCTTGTCACTGGCTTCCTAAAGAACAAGCTCAATTTCAGG GGGTTTGTCATATCAGATTGGCAAGGCATTGACCGGATAACTAGCCCACCTCATGCTAATTACACTTATTCAGTTCAAGCTGGAGTTTCGGCAGGAATTGACATG ATTATGGTTCCAGAGAACTACACAGAGTTTATTGATGCTCTGACTCTGCTAGTGAAAAATAATATCATTCCCATCAGCAGAATTGATGATGCCGTCAAGCGGATATTAAGGGTTAAATTTACCATGGGTCTCTTTGAGAACCCACTGGCTGACCTTAGCTTGGTAAACCAACTCGGTAGCCAG GAGCATAGAGACTTGGCAAGGGAAGCAGTAAGGAAATCGCTTGTCCTTTTGAAGAACGGAAAGAGCACTAGTCAGCCATTAGTTCCCCTTCCAAAGAAAGCGCCAAAGATACTTGTAGCTGGCACTCATGCAGACAATTTGGGTTACCAATGTGGAGGCTGGACAATAGAATGGCAAGGTGTCGCAGGCAATGATTTAACAGTCG GAACCACGATTTTAAGTGCTATCAAGAAAACAGTGGATCCTTCTACACAAATAGTGTACCAGCAGAATCCTGATGCAAACTTTGTGAAGTCCAACGAATTCGACTATGCCATTGTAGTTGTAGGTGAAGTCCCATATGCGGAGATGTTTGGTGATAGCACAAATCttacaataacagaacctggtcCTAGCACTATCAACAATGTCTGTGGGGCAGTGAAATGTGTTGTAGTTGTCGTCTCTGGTCGTCCAGTAGTGCTGCAACCTTATGTCGATAAAATAGATGCACTTGTCGCTGCTTGGCTTCCGGGGACAGAAGGCCAAGGTGTTGCAGATGCTTTGTTTGGTGACTATGGTTTCACTGGTAAACTTGCTAGGACTTGGTTCAAGTCAGTTGACCAGCTTCCTATGAACGTTGGCGATCGCAACTACAATCCCCTATTTCCCTTTGGATTTGGTCTCACAACTCAGCCAATGAAAATGAATTAA
- the LOC132603706 gene encoding uncharacterized protein LOC132603706 isoform X3 has product MLILCFICLAKGTKVLGGIDKGFKSFCSDMFPEDKVREEKNVDTTKALNTGDCEAEKNPVEVSDNAVLRRLLRGPRYFDSPDKSWGTCYNCGEEGHAAVNCTSARRKKPCFVCGSFEHNAKNCAKGKACFICKKGGHRANDCPERSHGGSQSSKICLKCGDSGHDMFSCWSNYSADDLKEIQCYICKSYGHLCCAKYPDSGPREFSCYRCGLLGHTGLACTASRGETSFTGSLNPCYRCGEEGHFARECTNMSRAKKRNHESSTPKKKVQKKRKEQKEFRSVPRDFGRAWKKGKSEGGYTSGYKAKRRGGWIPDDPEDYPQPNSWRSPSTPRNKRAKISNFSTGGHASASRLPRKSNRLDFDNSASYGSDNYHHHRFSASGDFHSPYGSGKYHHHHRFSASQFGNSSHDRWRRNNDW; this is encoded by the exons GAGGACAAAGTGAGGGAAGAAAAAAATGTGGATACTACTAAAGCTTTGAATACTGGTGATTGTGAAGCCGAAAAGAATCCTGTTGAGGTCTCTGATAATGCTGTTCTACGAAGGCTTCTT CGGGGCCCCAGGTACTTTGATTCTCCAGATAAGAGTTGGGGAACATGCTATAATTGCGGTGAAGAGGGTCATGCTGCAGTTAACTGTACTTCAGCTAGACGTAAGAAGCCATGTTTTGTTTGTGGGAGTTTCGAACATAATGCTAAAAATTGCGCAAAG GGAAAAGCTTGTTTCATCTGCAAAAAAGGAGGTCATCGTGCAAATGATTGCCCTGAGAGAAGCCATGGAGGATCCCAGAGTTCTAAAATATGTCTAAAATGTGGGGATTCTGGCCATGATATGTTTTCATGCTGGAGCAACTATTCTGCTGATGATCTAAAG GAAATACAATGTTACATCTGTAAGAGTTATGGCCATCTTTGCTGTGCAAAATACCCTGATAGTGGTCCGAGAGAATTTTCCTGTTACAGATGTGGTCTACTAGGCCATACTGGTTTG GCATGCACGGCATCTCGTGGAGAGACTAGCTTTACTGGGTCACTTAATCCCTGTTATAGGTGTGGTGAAGAAGGTCATTTTGCACGTGAATGTACTAATATGAGCAGA GCCAAAAAGCGGAATCATGAATCGTCAACCCCCAAGAAGAAAGTccagaagaaaagaaaagagcaaAAAGAGTTCAGGTCTGTACCTCGTGATTTTGGTAGGGCGTGGAAGAAAGGGAAAAGTGAAGGCGGATATACGTCAGGCTATAAGGCGAAACGAAGGGGTGGTTGGATCCCGGATGATCCTGAAGACTATCCTCAACCCAATAGTTGGAGATCTCCTTCAACTCCTAGAAATAAGAGAGCTAAGATTTCTAACTTCAGTACTGGTGGTCACGCTTCTGCTTCTCGTTTGCCTAGAAAGTCCAACAGGCTCGATTTTGATAATTCCGCTTCTTATGGGTCAGACAACTATCATCACCATAGGTTTTCAGCATCTGGTGATTTTCATAGCCCTTATGGGTCGGGCAAATATCATCATCACCATAGGTTTTCAGCATCGCAATTTGGAAACAGTAGTCACGATAGGTGGAGGAGAAATAATGATTGGTAG